A part of Vibrio sp. B1FLJ16 genomic DNA contains:
- the fliR gene encoding flagellar biosynthetic protein FliR, whose amino-acid sequence MEYPTHIVLEWIASYFWPYVRISSMLMVMTVTGARFVSPRIRLYLGLAITFAVMPVIPAVPQDIQLLSFRGFMTIAEQMIIGIAMGMVTQFMIQTFVLLGQILGMQSSLGFASMVDPANGQSTPLLGQLFMFLTTMFFLATDGHLKMLQLVVFSFKTLPIGSGTLTSVDFREMAGWLGIMFKTALSMSLSGIIALLTINLSFGVMTRAAPQLNIFSLGFAFALMVGLLLCWYIVAGLYSHYELYWAVGEEQICRLIRLEC is encoded by the coding sequence ATGGAGTATCCCACTCACATCGTCTTAGAATGGATAGCCAGTTACTTTTGGCCGTATGTACGTATTTCTTCCATGCTGATGGTGATGACGGTTACTGGCGCTCGCTTCGTCTCTCCCCGAATTCGTCTGTATCTTGGCCTTGCGATCACGTTTGCTGTGATGCCCGTTATTCCTGCGGTTCCTCAAGATATTCAATTGCTCTCTTTTCGTGGTTTTATGACCATTGCCGAGCAGATGATCATCGGCATTGCCATGGGCATGGTTACTCAGTTTATGATTCAGACTTTTGTTTTGCTCGGACAAATTCTGGGTATGCAATCCAGCCTGGGTTTTGCGTCTATGGTCGATCCGGCCAACGGACAAAGCACGCCTTTACTTGGTCAGCTGTTCATGTTTCTGACCACCATGTTTTTTCTCGCAACGGATGGCCATTTAAAGATGCTTCAGCTGGTTGTGTTTAGTTTTAAAACACTGCCGATAGGCTCAGGTACTTTAACCTCTGTGGACTTTCGCGAGATGGCAGGCTGGCTGGGCATTATGTTCAAAACTGCGTTGAGTATGTCGCTGTCGGGTATTATCGCCTTGCTGACTATCAACCTGTCATTTGGTGTAATGACCCGTGCTGCGCCTCAGTTAAACATCTTTTCGCTGGGTTTTGCCTTCGCCTTAATGGTGGGCTTATTACTTTGTTGGTACATAGTCGCTGGTCTTTACAGTCACTATGAACTTTACTGGGCTGTGGGTGAGGAGCAGATATGTCGCCTCATTCGCCTTGAGTGCTAG
- the fliQ gene encoding flagellar biosynthesis protein FliQ, with translation MTPEMFVELFRDALWMVLVMVCAIIIPSLLVGLLVAIFQAATSINEQTLSFLPRLIITLLALMMFGHWMTQMMMEYVFSLIERLPQVLY, from the coding sequence ATGACTCCAGAAATGTTTGTCGAGCTGTTCCGTGATGCGCTTTGGATGGTACTTGTTATGGTTTGCGCCATCATCATTCCGAGCTTGCTTGTTGGTCTTCTGGTGGCAATTTTTCAGGCGGCGACATCCATCAACGAACAGACTTTGAGCTTTTTGCCACGTCTGATTATAACTCTGCTTGCTTTGATGATGTTTGGTCACTGGATGACACAAATGATGATGGAGTACGTCTTCAGTCTGATTGAGCGTCTGCCTCAGGTGTTGTACTAG
- the fliP gene encoding flagellar type III secretion system pore protein FliP (The bacterial flagellar biogenesis protein FliP forms a type III secretion system (T3SS)-type pore required for flagellar assembly.): MTKGNSIRLFFSTLMLLVGVMFSSLSFAQAEESPLPANLAEGDSVTVQAMQSDTGSSRAMSVGNGGGIPAFTMTTNPDGSEDYSITLQILALMTMLGFLPAMVILMTSFTRIVVVMSILRQAMGLQQTPSNQVIIGIALFLTFFVMSPVLNEINDKSIQPYLNEQVTAREAFDAAQVPMKAFMLKQTRIKDLETFVNMSGEQVANPEDVSMAVLIPAFITSELKTAFQIGFMLFLPFLIIDLVVASILMAMGMMMLSPMIVSLPFKLMLFVLVDGWNLILSTLAGSFAL; encoded by the coding sequence ATGACAAAGGGTAATTCTATTCGCCTGTTCTTCAGTACGTTGATGTTGCTGGTGGGTGTGATGTTTAGTTCACTTTCGTTTGCTCAGGCTGAGGAATCGCCTCTGCCTGCAAACTTAGCTGAAGGCGACAGCGTCACCGTTCAGGCCATGCAGAGTGATACGGGTTCCAGCCGTGCGATGTCGGTTGGTAATGGCGGGGGGATTCCTGCTTTTACCATGACCACAAATCCGGATGGCAGCGAAGATTACTCAATAACGCTGCAGATTCTTGCTCTGATGACCATGCTTGGCTTCCTGCCTGCTATGGTGATTCTGATGACATCGTTTACCCGGATTGTCGTGGTGATGTCGATTCTTCGTCAGGCAATGGGTCTGCAACAAACGCCTTCTAATCAGGTGATCATTGGTATCGCGCTGTTCCTTACTTTCTTTGTCATGTCCCCAGTTTTGAATGAGATTAATGATAAATCCATTCAGCCTTATTTAAATGAACAAGTGACAGCCCGTGAGGCATTCGATGCTGCTCAGGTGCCGATGAAAGCCTTTATGCTTAAGCAAACGCGTATTAAGGACTTAGAGACCTTCGTTAATATGTCGGGTGAGCAAGTGGCAAATCCGGAAGATGTTTCGATGGCGGTACTGATTCCGGCGTTTATTACCTCAGAGCTGAAAACAGCATTTCAAATCGGCTTTATGCTATTTTTGCCGTTTTTGATCATTGATCTGGTGGTTGCCTCGATACTGATGGCAATGGGTATGATGATGTTGTCCCCGATGATTGTGTCTCTGCCATTTAAGCTGATGTTGTTCGTACTGGTAGATGGCTGGAATCTGATATTGTCGACGCTCGCCGGCAGTTTCGCCCTTTAG
- the fliO gene encoding flagellar biosynthetic protein FliO, whose amino-acid sequence MTALAKLRIRQLTAMLGLMLSSPYALSAQTEIAPAAESVSAAARTSTTTPLSTAPTSLDLATTLGSLVLVIGLILGLAWLLKRMKVPALGQQKGMRIISQLTVGPKERIAVIQVGDEQFLIGITTQSIQTLAKLEKPLDDQELASGSFANQFSQLMKKNDKG is encoded by the coding sequence ATGACCGCTCTAGCCAAATTGAGAATCAGGCAACTAACGGCAATGCTTGGATTAATGCTGAGCTCACCTTACGCTTTGTCGGCACAAACAGAGATAGCGCCGGCAGCGGAGTCCGTTTCAGCGGCTGCGCGTACTTCAACGACAACCCCGCTTTCAACCGCTCCAACCAGTCTTGACTTAGCTACTACACTGGGCTCTCTGGTTTTAGTTATTGGGTTGATTCTGGGACTTGCGTGGTTACTCAAACGAATGAAAGTACCAGCGCTTGGACAGCAGAAAGGGATGCGCATCATAAGTCAGTTAACTGTTGGCCCGAAAGAGCGAATTGCAGTGATTCAAGTCGGTGATGAGCAGTTCTTAATTGGCATTACCACTCAGTCTATCCAGACTTTAGCCAAGCTTGAGAAACCGCTCGATGATCAAGAGCTGGCGAGCGGATCTTTTGCCAACCAATTTAGCCAGCTGATGAAGAAAAATGACAAAGGGTAA
- the fliN gene encoding flagellar motor switch protein FliN, protein MEPSDDQKLADEWAAALGEDPSAPSVDVNEVLAAPLEELKDTSSPISDDERRKLDTIMDIPVTISMEVGRSQISIRNLLQLNQGSVVELDRLAGESLDVLVNGTLIAHGEVVVVNDKFGIRLTDVISQTERIKKLR, encoded by the coding sequence ATGGAACCAAGTGACGATCAAAAACTAGCAGATGAATGGGCAGCCGCACTGGGCGAAGACCCTTCTGCACCTTCTGTTGATGTAAATGAAGTACTGGCAGCACCACTGGAAGAGTTAAAAGACACCTCGTCGCCAATTTCAGATGATGAGCGTCGAAAACTTGACACCATCATGGACATTCCAGTGACGATCTCGATGGAAGTCGGCCGTTCACAAATCAGTATCCGTAACTTACTGCAATTAAACCAGGGATCAGTGGTTGAACTTGACCGCCTGGCCGGTGAATCACTCGACGTACTTGTAAACGGTACCTTGATTGCACATGGCGAAGTTGTTGTGGTAAACGATAAGTTCGGTATTCGTCTGACTGATGTTATCAGCCAGACTGAACGAATTAAGAAGCTGCGCTAA